The proteins below come from a single Streptomyces sp. B3I8 genomic window:
- a CDS encoding SDR family NAD(P)-dependent oxidoreductase, whose protein sequence is MAHAYSRAPSYARDASSVAEVPVGGPGAEPRMVRRPAAGERVCPGTALVTGASSGIGAAVARRLAADGWHLVLNGRDPQRLAQVADATSAALFPADLSRPGAEGRLADFALDAAGGRVDLLVAGAGVGWAGDFATMPPGSIDTLFDVDVLPAMHLVRRLLPGMVEAGAGRVVLIGSVAGMLAVRQEAVYSAAKAALAAFADALRYELYGTGVGVSHVVPAVVDTPFFDRRGMPYVRSHPRPVPAEKVAEAVSAAVTRGRDEIYVPGWLRLPVRIRGAAPAVYRRLAARFG, encoded by the coding sequence ATGGCTCATGCCTACTCCCGCGCCCCCTCGTACGCCCGTGACGCCTCATCCGTCGCCGAGGTGCCGGTGGGCGGGCCGGGCGCGGAGCCCCGGATGGTGCGGAGGCCGGCCGCCGGGGAGCGGGTCTGCCCCGGAACGGCCCTGGTCACGGGCGCTTCCTCCGGCATCGGCGCCGCCGTGGCGCGGCGCCTGGCGGCCGACGGCTGGCATCTCGTGCTGAACGGGCGCGATCCCCAGCGGCTCGCGCAGGTGGCCGACGCGACGTCGGCGGCGCTCTTCCCCGCCGACCTCTCCCGCCCCGGCGCCGAAGGCCGGCTCGCCGACTTCGCCCTGGACGCGGCAGGGGGCCGGGTGGACCTCCTGGTCGCCGGGGCGGGCGTCGGCTGGGCGGGCGACTTCGCCACCATGCCCCCGGGCTCCATCGACACGCTGTTCGACGTGGACGTCCTGCCCGCGATGCACCTGGTACGGCGGCTGCTGCCGGGCATGGTGGAGGCCGGCGCGGGGCGCGTCGTCCTGATCGGATCGGTGGCCGGGATGCTCGCCGTACGCCAGGAGGCGGTCTACTCGGCCGCCAAGGCGGCGCTCGCCGCGTTCGCGGACGCGCTGCGCTACGAGCTGTACGGCACCGGCGTCGGCGTCAGCCACGTCGTACCCGCCGTGGTGGACACGCCGTTCTTCGACCGGCGGGGTATGCCCTACGTACGGTCGCACCCGCGGCCGGTGCCGGCGGAGAAGGTGGCCGAAGCGGTCAGCGCCGCGGTCACCCGGGGCCGCGACGAGATCTACGTCCCCGGCTGGCTGCGGCTGCCGGTCCGGATCCGGGGCGCGGCCCCCGCCGTCTACCGACGGCTCGCCGCCCGCTTCGGGTGA
- a CDS encoding DUF5947 family protein has protein sequence MTAGALARVIRGAADRRAADAERCDLCGAPVPADHQHLYDTERQRLHCGCRPCALLFAEGGTAGGRYRLVPERRLRLPPVDTGALGVPVGLAFFVRRPDDTVTAHYPSPAGATRWEPDADAWRAVVDRHPELAGMLPDVEALLVNTTRGMSHHWITPIDDCFRVVAVVRREWRGLSGGSRVRPAIEEFFESLTERP, from the coding sequence GTGACGGCCGGCGCGCTGGCCCGGGTGATCCGCGGCGCCGCCGACCGGCGGGCCGCGGACGCCGAACGCTGCGACCTGTGCGGCGCCCCGGTACCGGCCGACCACCAGCACCTGTACGACACCGAGCGGCAGCGACTGCACTGCGGCTGCCGCCCCTGCGCCCTGCTCTTCGCCGAGGGCGGGACGGCCGGTGGCCGCTACCGGCTGGTGCCGGAACGGCGGCTGCGGCTGCCGCCCGTGGACACCGGTGCCCTGGGCGTCCCGGTCGGCCTCGCGTTCTTCGTACGGCGCCCGGACGACACGGTGACCGCCCACTACCCGAGCCCGGCCGGCGCCACCCGCTGGGAGCCCGACGCCGACGCCTGGCGGGCCGTGGTGGACCGGCATCCCGAGCTGGCCGGGATGCTGCCCGACGTCGAGGCCCTGCTGGTCAACACAACCCGGGGCATGAGCCACCACTGGATCACCCCGATCGACGACTGCTTCCGCGTGGTCGCCGTCGTACGGCGGGAGTGGCGCGGACTGTCCGGCGGCAGCCGGGTCCGGCCCGCGATCGAGGAGTTCTTCGAGTCGCTCACCGAACGGCCGTGA
- a CDS encoding NifU family protein yields MAEHTTAAYGPGGDRLDDSAVEDRLTRIDDLLGRVEEAPGPMAQAAVEAVGALTEVYGEGLARILDLADEALVARFAEDQLLGHLMVLHDIHPDPVERRAERAVDGLRTIVRESGGEIELTGIDDGVARVRLDVKGCGSTTAVLETAVREALLAAAPELSGVERVRDPERDAAFVPLDTLTLRPAEPQGSP; encoded by the coding sequence ATGGCTGAACACACCACGGCCGCGTACGGCCCCGGCGGAGACCGGCTCGACGACTCGGCCGTCGAGGACCGCCTCACCCGCATCGACGATCTCCTCGGCCGGGTCGAGGAGGCGCCCGGACCCATGGCGCAGGCCGCCGTCGAGGCCGTGGGCGCGCTCACCGAGGTGTACGGCGAAGGGCTCGCCCGGATTCTCGACCTCGCCGACGAGGCGCTCGTCGCCCGGTTCGCCGAGGACCAGCTCCTCGGCCATCTGATGGTGCTGCACGACATTCACCCCGACCCCGTCGAGCGCCGGGCCGAACGCGCCGTCGACGGACTGCGCACCATCGTGCGCGAGAGCGGCGGCGAGATCGAACTGACCGGCATCGACGACGGCGTCGCCCGCGTCCGGCTCGACGTCAAGGGCTGCGGCTCCACCACCGCCGTTCTGGAGACCGCCGTGCGCGAGGCCCTGCTCGCCGCCGCACCGGAACTGTCCGGCGTCGAACGGGTGCGCGACCCCGAGCGGGACGCCGCCTTCGTCCCGCTCGACACCCTCACCCTCCGGCCCGCCGAACCGCAGGGGTCGCCGTGA
- a CDS encoding MarR family winged helix-turn-helix transcriptional regulator, which produces MPGSERPDGGAVPVGDVGSAGEVDDVARAVLTASRLLVAVSARSLDEVEDRITLPQFRMLVVLSTRGETKLVVLAELLQVAPSTAMRMVDRLIAAGLADRRVNPDNRRETLLTLTEEGRQVVDRVMARRRQEVTKIVRRLAPVQRASLIEALTAFGEAGGEPPALTPKETPVRPTGAADLPV; this is translated from the coding sequence ATGCCCGGGAGCGAGAGGCCGGACGGCGGTGCCGTGCCGGTGGGCGACGTGGGGTCGGCGGGAGAGGTGGACGACGTGGCGCGTGCGGTGCTGACGGCCTCACGGCTGCTGGTCGCGGTGTCGGCCCGTTCCCTGGACGAGGTGGAGGACCGGATCACGCTGCCGCAGTTCCGGATGCTGGTGGTCCTCTCCACCCGGGGCGAGACCAAGCTGGTGGTCCTCGCGGAGCTGCTCCAGGTCGCCCCGTCGACCGCGATGCGCATGGTGGACCGGCTCATCGCGGCGGGCCTCGCGGACCGGCGGGTCAATCCGGACAACCGCCGCGAGACCCTGCTGACCCTCACCGAGGAGGGCCGTCAGGTGGTGGACCGGGTGATGGCACGGCGCCGACAGGAGGTCACCAAGATCGTACGGCGGCTCGCGCCCGTACAGCGGGCCTCCCTGATCGAGGCGCTCACGGCGTTCGGCGAGGCGGGCGGCGAACCGCCCGCGCTGACGCCAAAGGAGACACCGGTGCGGCCGACGGGGGCGGCGGACCTGCCGGTGTAG
- a CDS encoding MarR family winged helix-turn-helix transcriptional regulator, whose product MAQRDTDTDDVEVTDDVEGVTRAVLAASRLLMAVSARSLAAVEDGVTLPQFRMLVVLSTRGATKLVTLAELLQVAPSTAMRMVDRLIAAGLAAREVNPESRRETLLTLTDEGRRTVAGVVARRRAAIASIVERLDPAHRTALVEALAAFNEAGGEPSFPVPDDAQAQALGWGEPGLTRDV is encoded by the coding sequence ATGGCGCAGCGCGACACTGACACGGACGACGTCGAGGTCACGGACGACGTCGAGGGGGTGACCCGGGCGGTTCTCGCCGCCTCCCGGTTGCTGATGGCGGTCTCCGCCCGCTCGCTCGCCGCCGTCGAGGACGGGGTGACACTGCCCCAGTTCCGCATGCTGGTCGTGCTCTCCACCCGGGGCGCCACCAAGCTGGTCACACTGGCGGAACTGCTCCAGGTGGCACCGTCCACGGCGATGCGCATGGTCGACCGGCTGATCGCCGCGGGCCTCGCCGCGCGCGAGGTCAACCCGGAGAGCCGGCGCGAGACCCTGCTGACCCTCACGGACGAGGGCCGGCGCACCGTCGCAGGCGTCGTCGCCCGGCGCCGCGCCGCCATCGCGTCCATCGTCGAACGGCTGGACCCCGCGCACCGGACCGCGCTCGTCGAGGCGCTCGCGGCGTTCAACGAGGCGGGCGGGGAACCCTCGTTCCCGGTGCCCGACGACGCGCAGGCGCAGGCCCTCGGCTGGGGCGAGCCCGGCCTCACCCGCGACGTCTGA